A genomic stretch from Coffea arabica cultivar ET-39 chromosome 10c, Coffea Arabica ET-39 HiFi, whole genome shotgun sequence includes:
- the LOC113715125 gene encoding uncharacterized protein isoform X1: MLRKSPTPPLLTSDSTACGIFFSSLDSTSVVANNPYIAVNFPNNVLPNVIRRPWKFVPPSRKWELHSTAQTKSTVLSDEEKKSWDACRQALSTFEFTVEEEDKILGKAFGHIHSPYWSEERKMEVPRFDVVSEILSYLRSLNLADDDLSKLLKKFPEVLGCSLEDELKNNVKVLENEWGIEGKTLKNLLMRNPRVLGYNVDCKGDCMAKCTRCWVRF, from the exons ATGCTACGTAAATCACCAACTCCTCCATTGTTGACCTCAGATTCCACCGCATGCggcattttcttttcctct CTAGATTCTACCTCAGTAGTAGCAAACAATCCTTACATTGCTGTAAACTTCCCAAACAATGTACTGCCAAATGTCATAAGAAGGCCGTGGAAGTTTGTACCTCCATCAAGGAAATGGGAACTGCATTCAACTGCACAAACCAAGAGTACAGTCTTAAGTgatgaagaaaagaaatcatGGGATGCTTGCAGACAAGCTCTCTCTACATTTGAATTTACTGTTGAGGAAGAGGACAAAATATTGGGGAAAGCGTTTGGCCATATCCACTCCCCTTATTGGAGTGAAGAACGGAAAATGGAAGTGCCAAGATTTGATGTTGTAAGTGAAATTTTAAGCTATCTAAGGAGCTTAAACCTCGCTGATGATGATCTTTCCAAACTTCTGAAGAAGTTTCCTGAAGTTCTTGGATGCAGCCTTGAAGATGAATTGAAGAACAATGTAAAGGTTTTGGAGAACGAGTGGGGCATTGAAGGAAAAACTCTAAAGAACCTCCTCATGCGCAATCCAAGGGTACTAGGCTATAATGTCGATTGTAAGGGAGATTGCATGGCCAAATGCACTCGCTGCTGGGTACGGTTCTAA
- the LOC113715125 gene encoding uncharacterized protein isoform X4 → MRHFLFLYSTSVVANNPYIAVNFPNNVLPNVIRRPWKFVPPSRKWELHSTAQTKSTVLSDEEKKSWDACRQALSTFEFTVEEEDKILGKAFGHIHSPYWSEERKMEVPRFDVVSEILSYLRSLNLADDDLSKLLKKFPEVLGCSLEDELKNNVKVLENEWGIEGKTLKNLLMRNPRVLGYNVDCKGDCMAKCTRCWVRF, encoded by the exons ATGCggcattttcttttcctct ATTCTACCTCAGTAGTAGCAAACAATCCTTACATTGCTGTAAACTTCCCAAACAATGTACTGCCAAATGTCATAAGAAGGCCGTGGAAGTTTGTACCTCCATCAAGGAAATGGGAACTGCATTCAACTGCACAAACCAAGAGTACAGTCTTAAGTgatgaagaaaagaaatcatGGGATGCTTGCAGACAAGCTCTCTCTACATTTGAATTTACTGTTGAGGAAGAGGACAAAATATTGGGGAAAGCGTTTGGCCATATCCACTCCCCTTATTGGAGTGAAGAACGGAAAATGGAAGTGCCAAGATTTGATGTTGTAAGTGAAATTTTAAGCTATCTAAGGAGCTTAAACCTCGCTGATGATGATCTTTCCAAACTTCTGAAGAAGTTTCCTGAAGTTCTTGGATGCAGCCTTGAAGATGAATTGAAGAACAATGTAAAGGTTTTGGAGAACGAGTGGGGCATTGAAGGAAAAACTCTAAAGAACCTCCTCATGCGCAATCCAAGGGTACTAGGCTATAATGTCGATTGTAAGGGAGATTGCATGGCCAAATGCACTCGCTGCTGGGTACGGTTCTAA
- the LOC113715125 gene encoding uncharacterized protein isoform X3 yields MAANQEIQDSTSVVANNPYIAVNFPNNVLPNVIRRPWKFVPPSRKWELHSTAQTKSTVLSDEEKKSWDACRQALSTFEFTVEEEDKILGKAFGHIHSPYWSEERKMEVPRFDVVSEILSYLRSLNLADDDLSKLLKKFPEVLGCSLEDELKNNVKVLENEWGIEGKTLKNLLMRNPRVLGYNVDCKGDCMAKCTRCWVRF; encoded by the exons ATGGCTGCTAATCAAGAAATTCAAG ATTCTACCTCAGTAGTAGCAAACAATCCTTACATTGCTGTAAACTTCCCAAACAATGTACTGCCAAATGTCATAAGAAGGCCGTGGAAGTTTGTACCTCCATCAAGGAAATGGGAACTGCATTCAACTGCACAAACCAAGAGTACAGTCTTAAGTgatgaagaaaagaaatcatGGGATGCTTGCAGACAAGCTCTCTCTACATTTGAATTTACTGTTGAGGAAGAGGACAAAATATTGGGGAAAGCGTTTGGCCATATCCACTCCCCTTATTGGAGTGAAGAACGGAAAATGGAAGTGCCAAGATTTGATGTTGTAAGTGAAATTTTAAGCTATCTAAGGAGCTTAAACCTCGCTGATGATGATCTTTCCAAACTTCTGAAGAAGTTTCCTGAAGTTCTTGGATGCAGCCTTGAAGATGAATTGAAGAACAATGTAAAGGTTTTGGAGAACGAGTGGGGCATTGAAGGAAAAACTCTAAAGAACCTCCTCATGCGCAATCCAAGGGTACTAGGCTATAATGTCGATTGTAAGGGAGATTGCATGGCCAAATGCACTCGCTGCTGGGTACGGTTCTAA
- the LOC113715125 gene encoding uncharacterized protein isoform X2 translates to MDALETFRHSIYQWLLIKKFKLDSTSVVANNPYIAVNFPNNVLPNVIRRPWKFVPPSRKWELHSTAQTKSTVLSDEEKKSWDACRQALSTFEFTVEEEDKILGKAFGHIHSPYWSEERKMEVPRFDVVSEILSYLRSLNLADDDLSKLLKKFPEVLGCSLEDELKNNVKVLENEWGIEGKTLKNLLMRNPRVLGYNVDCKGDCMAKCTRCWVRF, encoded by the exons ATGGATGCGTTGGAAACGTTCCGACACTCGATTTATCAATGGCTGCTAATCAAGAAATTCAAG CTAGATTCTACCTCAGTAGTAGCAAACAATCCTTACATTGCTGTAAACTTCCCAAACAATGTACTGCCAAATGTCATAAGAAGGCCGTGGAAGTTTGTACCTCCATCAAGGAAATGGGAACTGCATTCAACTGCACAAACCAAGAGTACAGTCTTAAGTgatgaagaaaagaaatcatGGGATGCTTGCAGACAAGCTCTCTCTACATTTGAATTTACTGTTGAGGAAGAGGACAAAATATTGGGGAAAGCGTTTGGCCATATCCACTCCCCTTATTGGAGTGAAGAACGGAAAATGGAAGTGCCAAGATTTGATGTTGTAAGTGAAATTTTAAGCTATCTAAGGAGCTTAAACCTCGCTGATGATGATCTTTCCAAACTTCTGAAGAAGTTTCCTGAAGTTCTTGGATGCAGCCTTGAAGATGAATTGAAGAACAATGTAAAGGTTTTGGAGAACGAGTGGGGCATTGAAGGAAAAACTCTAAAGAACCTCCTCATGCGCAATCCAAGGGTACTAGGCTATAATGTCGATTGTAAGGGAGATTGCATGGCCAAATGCACTCGCTGCTGGGTACGGTTCTAA